In Leptidea sinapis chromosome 41, ilLepSina1.1, whole genome shotgun sequence, the following are encoded in one genomic region:
- the LOC126976509 gene encoding uncharacterized protein LOC126976509 gives MLDGWYCRSMANMQANEAAGANSTETADTSQGDSNKDFSSDSSSENEQEPNYRAQYLSLKKKLKYLIYENECFQDALRSSQKRLLKVSRDRSFLLDRLLQYEKPDSSTSESEDTESSDDAQCTNSNTVKRKKLEVAPGQQTVSTPSSVNKGLNSNMKRKRAVVPKKTTNTNNPHQTSGNMMSKLSPALGFGLNTSDGHMTPEEVERHLQSRQTYLELLPERAPPTVPTEMFSNDPSLDSESNDVLENSPKVEEWFD, from the exons ATGCTGGATGGATGGTACTGTCGCTCAATGGCCAATATGCAGGCTAATGAAGCTGCGGGAGCAAACAGTACTGAGACAGCTGATACTTCGCAAGGGGATTCCAATAAAGACTTTTCAAGTGATAGCAGTAGTGAAAATGAGCAAGAACCTAATTATAGAGCTCAATATTTATCATTAAAgaaaaaactcaaatatttaatttat gaaaatgaatgttttcaaGATGCTTTGAGGTCAAGCCAAAAGAGACTGTTAAAGGTATCAAGAGATAGGAGCTTTCTATTAGATAGACTTTTACAATATGAAAAACCTGATAGTTCTACATCCGAAAGTGAAGATACTGAGTCTTCTGATGATGCACAATGCACTAATTCAAACACAGTTAAACG CAAGAAATTAGAGGTTGCTCCTGGTCAGCAGACTGTTTCAACACCATCATCAGTGAATAAAGGTCTCAATAGTAATATGAAAAGGAAAAGAGCTGTTGTCcctaaaaaaacaacaaacacTAATAATCCT CACCAAACTAGTGGCAATATGATGTCTAAATTATCTCCTGCACTTGGATTTGGGTTGAACACTAGTGATGGTCATATGACACCAGAAGAAGTTGAACGTCATCTACAATCTAGACAAACATATTTAGAATTACTTCCAGAACGTGCTCCACCCACTGTCCCAACAGAAATGTTTAGTAATGATCCTTCATTGGACAG TGAGTCAAATGATGTATTGGAAAATTCACCAAAAGTTGAAGAGTGGTTTGATTAA
- the LOC126976492 gene encoding AP-2 complex subunit alpha, producing the protein MPAVRGDGMRGLAVFISDIRNCKSKEAEIKRINKELANIRSKFKGDKTLDGYQKKKYVCKLLFIFLLGHDIDFGHMEAVNLLSSNKYSEKQIGYLFISVLVNTNSDLIKLIIQSIKNDLQSRNPIHVNLALQCIANIGSKEMAESFATEIPKLLVSGDTMDVVKQSAALCLLRLFRKCPEIIPGGEWTSRIIHLLNDPHMGVVTAATSLIDALVKKNPDEYKGCVTLAVARLSRIVTASYTDLQDYTYYFVPAPWLSVKLLRLLQNYTPPSEEPGVRGRLSECLETIFNKAQEPPKSKKVQHSNAKNAVLFEAISLIIHNDSEPNLLVRACNQLGQFLSNRETNLRYLALESMCHLATSEFSHEAVKKHQEVVILSMKMEKDVSVRQQAVDLLYAMCDKTNAEEIVQEMLAYLETADYSIREEMVLKVAILAEKYATDFTWYVDVILNLIRIAGDYVSEEVWYRVIQIVINREEVQGYAAKTVFEGLQAPTCHENMVKVGGYILGEFGNLIAGDTRSSPQVQFELLHSKYHLCSAATRGLLLTTYIKLVNLFPEIKTRVQEVFRADSNICSADVELQQRASEYLHLSKIASPDVLATVLEEMPAFPERESSILAVLKKKKPGRIPDDIRDSKSPQPTSTPAPVINNTTNTNSSSSADLLGLSTPPGNSTTIAGNGLLDVLGDLYTTSKISPTTVQQNNIKKFLFKNNGVLFENDLIQIGVKSEFRQNLGRIGLFYGNKTQFPIKNVHPELTWTELHKLNVQMKPMEPILEAGAQIQQMLTAECIEDFADAPSMSVSFVYNNVPQKISMKLPLTLNKFFEPTEMNGESFFARWKNLGGEQQRAQKIFKAQGAIDLAGTRTKLAGFGMQLLDGIDPNPDNFVCAGIVHTRVQQVGCLLRLEPNKQAQMFRLTVRSSKESVSFEICNLLADQF; encoded by the coding sequence ATGCCTGCCGTCAGGGGTGATGGTATGAGAGGGCTCGCTGTTTTTATATCAGATATACGGaattgtaaaagtaaagaaGCAGAGATAAAAAGGATAAACAAAGAGCTAGCTAATATAAGAAGTAAGTTCAAAGGTGATAAAACACTCGATGGATACCAGAAGAAAAAGTATGTATGTAAACTtctgtttatatttttacttggTCATGACATAGATTTTGGTCATATGGAAGCAGTTAACCTGCTCTCATCTAATAAATATTCTGAGAAGCAAATAGGCTACTTATTTATATCAGTGTTGGTCAACACCAACAGTGATCTTATAAAGTTGATCATTCAAAGTATAAAAAACGACCTGCAATCACGGAATCCTATCCATGTTAATCTGGCTCTCCAATGTATTGCTAACATTGGAAGCAAGGAGATGGCTGAATCCTTTGCTACAGAGATACCAAAATTACTTGTTTCTGGTGATACTATGGATGTTGTCAAACAATCAGCTGCTCTATGTCTTCTCAGATTATTTCGCAAATGTCCAGAAATTATACCAGGTGGAGAATggacatcaagaattattcatttattaaatgaTCCACACATGGGTGTTGTTACTGCTGCAACATCCTTAATTGATGCCCTAGTAAAGAAAAATCCTGATGAGTATAAAGGATGTGTGACACTAGCCGTGGCGAGATTAAGTAGAATTGTAACAGCTAGTTATACAGACTTGCAAGATTATACTTATTACTTTGTCCCTGCTCCTTGGCTCTCGGTTAAATTACTGCgtcttttacaaaattatacacCACCTTCAGAAGAGCCAGGAGTTAGGGGAAGATTATCTGAATGCTTGGAGACTATTTTTAACAAAGCTCAAGAACCACCAAAATCAAAAAAGGTTCAACATTCTAATGCTAAAAATGCTGTTCTCTTTGAAGCTATCAGTCTTATAATCCATAATGATAGTGAGCCTAATTTACTGGTGCGTGCATGTAATCAACTTGGACAGTTTTTGAGCAATAGAGAAACCAATCTACGCTATTTGGCTCTTGAATCAATGTGCCATCTAGCCACCTCCGAGTTTTCTCATGAAGCTGTCAAAAAGCACCAAGAAGTGGTAATTTTATCTATGAAAATGGAAAAGGATGTTTCAGTGAGGCAGCAGGCTGTTGATTTATTGTATGCCATGTGTGATAAAACTAATGCCGAAGAGATTGTTCAAGAAATGTTGGCATATCTTGAAACAGCTGATTATTCTATCCGTGAAGAAATGGTTCTCAAAGTTGCTATATTAGCAGAAAAATATGCTACTGATTTTACATGGTATGTTGATGTCATTCTGAATCTTATTAGAATTGCTGGTGATTATGTATCAGAAGAAGTATGGTACAGGGTTATTCAAATTGTAATTAATCGGGAAGAAGTGCAAGGATATGCTGCAAAAACAGTATTTGAAGGACTGCAGGCACCCACATGTCATGAAAATATGGTAAAAGTTGGAGGATACATTTTAGGTGAGTTTGGAAATCTCATTGCCGGTGATACAAGATCATCTCCACAAGTTCAGTTTGAGCTACTCCACTCAAAATATCATTTATGTTCTGCTGCAACAAGAGGTCTACTCCTCACAACATATATAAAACTTGTTAACCTATTCCCTGAAATTAAAACTAGGGTACAAGAAGTATTTCGGGCTGACTCAAATATTTGCTCAGCTGATGTAGAACTGCAACAAAGAGCTTCTGAATATCTACATTTGAGTAAAATTGCATCTCCAGATGTACTAGCTACAGTGCTAGAAGAAATGCCAGCATTTCCGGAAAGGGAATCATCTATCTTGGCTGTTCTAAAGAAGAAAAAGCCTGGCCGTATACCAGATGATATTAGAGATTCTAAAAGCCCTCAGCCTACATCAACACCAGCTCCTGTTATTAATAACACTACTAATACAAATTCAAGTTCAAGTGCTGATCTCCTTGGTTTGTCTACACCTCCTGGAAACAGCACAACTATTGCAGGCAATGGTTTACTCGATGTTCTTGGAGATTTATACACTACATCAAAAATAAGCCCTACTACTGTTCAACAGAACAAtataaagaaatttttattcaaaaacaatGGGGTAttgtttgaaaatgatttaattCAAATAGGTGTAAAAAGTGAGTTTCGACAAAATCTTGGAAGAATTGGTTTATTTTATGGAAACAAAACACAATTTCCAATTAAAAATGTACACCCAGAACTAACTTGGACTGAATTGCACAAGCTTAATGTACAAATGAAACCCATGGAACCAATCCTAGAAGCAGGTGCTCAAATACAACAAATGCTTACTGCTGAATGCATTGAAGACTTTGCAGATGCACCTTCTATGTCAGTGTCATTTGTATACAATAATGTCCCTCAAAAAATCTCAATGAAACTCCCTCTTACACTAAACAAGTTCTTTGAACCAACTGAAATGAACGGAGAATCTTTCTTTGCAAGATGGAAAAATCTAGGAGGTGAGCAACAAAGGGCacagaaaattttcaaagcCCAAGGTGCAATTGATTTGGCAGGCACTCGTACAAAATTGGCTGGTTTTGGCATGCAACTCTTAGATGGTATTGATCCTAATCCTGATAATTTTGTGTGTGCTGGCATTGTTCACACCAGAGTACAACAAGTAGGATGTCTTTTAAGATTAGAACCAAATAAGCAAGCTCAAATGTTTAGACTTACTGTAAGATCCAGCAAGGAATCAGTTTCTTTTGAAATATGCAATTTATTGGCTGATCAGTTCTAA